The Halovivax ruber XH-70 genome includes the window GCGTCCGAAAACGGTTGGCTTCCGGCACGGCTCGCCGGGACCGGCGACACCTCGTCGCTGGCAGGGTCACTGGTTCCGGAACGACATACGGGCGATGGCGCTCATTGGGACTCACTGGTGACGAGACGGCGTACGAGCAGGGAGTGGGTTTCCTCCCATAGCCCAGAATCGCCCGTATATCTGGAGGGTGAACGGCGAGCAGGTTGATTTCCCACATGACAAACGTTAATCGGGGGGAGTGCAAACTGCAGACAGCCAATGGTGCTTCGATCGCTGACAGGGGCAGTCCTCGCGGCGTACGAGATCCCGTTCGTCGGAGTCAGTCTGACCGAGTCGACGGTGACGATCCTCGGGAGCGTCGCGATCGTCGCCCTCTTGCTCGGTTCGGCGTTCTTCTCGTCGTCGGAGCTCGCGATGTTCTCGCTCCCGAAACACCGCATCGACGGCCTCGTCGAGGACGGCGTACCGGGCGCTGAACGAGTGAAAGCGTTGAAAGAGGACCCACACCGCTTGCTCGTGACGATTCTCGTCGGGAACAACATCGTCAACATCGCGATGTCCTCGATCGCGACGGCGGTGCTGTCGATCCACTTCGGTGGCCTCGTCGGCGTGTTGCTCGCGACGTTTGGGATCACCGCCATCGTCCTCCTCTTCGGCGAGAGTGCACCGAAATCCTACGCCGTCGAGCACCCCGAGTCCTGGTCGATCCGCGTCGCTGCTCCACTGAAAGCCACGGAGTACCTCTTGCTCCCGCTGGTCGTTCTCTTCGATTACCTCACTCGCTGGATCAACCAGCTGACCGGATCGAGCGGCGAGATCGAGTCGCCGTACGTCACGCGCGACGAGATCCAGGAGATGATCGAGTCGGGCGAGCGCGAGGGCGTCTTAGAAGAGGACGAACACGAGATGCTTCAGCGCATCTTCCGCTTCAACAACACCATCGTCAAGGAGGTAATGACGCCGCGACTCGACGTGACCGCCGTCACCGTCGACGACAGTATCGACGAGGCCATCGAGACCTGCATCCAGAGCGGACACGCTCGCATTCCCGTCTACGAGAACAGCCTGGACAACATCCTCGGCGTCGTCAACATCCGCGATCTGGTCCGCGATCGTAACTATGGAGAGACCGACGACGGCGACCTGACGATCAACGACGTCATCCAGCCGACGCTGCACGTCCCCGAGTCGAAGAACGTCGACGAGTTGTTGACCGAGATGCGCGAGAACCGCATGCACATGGCCATCGTCATCGACGAGTTCGGGACGACCGAGGGGCTAGTGACGATGGAGGACATGATCGAAGAGATCGTCGGCGAGATCTTAGAAGGCGGCGAAGACGAGCCGATCGAGACGGTCGACGACCGGACGATGATCGTCCGCGGCGAGGTCAACATCGAGGACGTCAACGAGGCCCTCGGCGTCGACCTCCCCGAGGGCGAGGAGTTCGAGACCATCGCCGGCTTCATCTTCAACCGCGCCGGTCGCCTCGTCGAAGAGGGCGAGTCGATCTGCTACGACGGGATCGATATCCGCGTCGAGCAGGTCGAGAACACGCGGATCATGAAAGCCAGGCTCAGAAAACCGGATCAGAACGAATCCGCGGACGGATCGGAATCGGAAGCAGATCCAGCCGTCGCAGAGAACGGCGACAGCGCCTGATCGCCGTCGAATCCGACGAGCGACTCGTTTCTGACGAACGGCTCGTTATCCGACGAGTGACTCGAGTTCGGTCGCGACTCGCTGTGGCAAGAGGAGGCGTCGCGGCCCGGGAATATACTCGTTATCCGGAGTTCGATAGCGGAGCCTGACGATCGCCGACCCCCCGATCGACCGCGTCGAGACGGCCGACAGCTGCTCCAGATCGATCGCGTCTTCGGGCTCGTAGAGGAAGAGGACGCCTTCGTCGGGGTCGAGGACG containing:
- a CDS encoding hemolysin family protein; this encodes MVLRSLTGAVLAAYEIPFVGVSLTESTVTILGSVAIVALLLGSAFFSSSELAMFSLPKHRIDGLVEDGVPGAERVKALKEDPHRLLVTILVGNNIVNIAMSSIATAVLSIHFGGLVGVLLATFGITAIVLLFGESAPKSYAVEHPESWSIRVAAPLKATEYLLLPLVVLFDYLTRWINQLTGSSGEIESPYVTRDEIQEMIESGEREGVLEEDEHEMLQRIFRFNNTIVKEVMTPRLDVTAVTVDDSIDEAIETCIQSGHARIPVYENSLDNILGVVNIRDLVRDRNYGETDDGDLTINDVIQPTLHVPESKNVDELLTEMRENRMHMAIVIDEFGTTEGLVTMEDMIEEIVGEILEGGEDEPIETVDDRTMIVRGEVNIEDVNEALGVDLPEGEEFETIAGFIFNRAGRLVEEGESICYDGIDIRVEQVENTRIMKARLRKPDQNESADGSESEADPAVAENGDSA